A single region of the Lotus japonicus ecotype B-129 chromosome 4, LjGifu_v1.2 genome encodes:
- the LOC130712493 gene encoding uncharacterized protein LOC130712493: MATSNDSTTGSPIGDPTMVPAPTASSSSSAKPDFQTTLDVTNIKNNIPFKLEIDKDHYALWIELFETHAHATQWICSTISFDLLSTVMEKGSTAMATWNYIASMFEDNQNSCAVALD, encoded by the exons ATGGCTACCTCCAATGACTCGACCACTGGCTCTCCAATCGGCGACCCCACTATGGTCCCCGCGCCCACGGCGTCGTCGTCCTCCTCTGCCAAGCCGGATTTTCAAACTACCCTTGATGtcaccaatatcaaaaacaacattcctTTCAAACTCGAGATAGACAAGGATCATTATGCTTTGTGGATTGAATTGTTTGAGACTCATGCTCACGCCACTCAG TGGATTTGTTCCACCATCTCCTTTGACCTTCTCTCCACTGTTATGGAGAAAGGTTCTACTGCTATGGCTACTTGGAACTATATAGCTTCTATGTTTGAGGACAATCAGAACTCCTGTGCTGTTGCTCTCGACTAG
- the LOC130712494 gene encoding uncharacterized protein LOC130712494 has protein sequence MEDFPNVSAYCQRLKHISDQLRNVGAPVSDHRLVLQLVSGLTEPFRGVATLIRLSEPLPHFLKVRSMLILEESGLAKMSGPASQTALHTSASHPRDSDDSSQ, from the coding sequence ATGGAGGATTTTCCTAATGTTTCGGCCTATTGTCAGCGTCTGAAACATATCTCTGATCAGTTGAGGAATGTTGGTGCCCCCGTTAGTGACCATCGTCTTGTTCTCCAGTTGGTCTCTGGTCTCACTGAGCCTTTCCGTGGTGTTGCCACTCTGATCCGTCTGAGTGAGCCTTTGCCTCATTTCCTCAAGGTCCGCTCCATGCTGATTCTCGAGGAATCCGGTCTCGCAAAGATGTCAGGCCCTGCCTCTCAGACTGCTTTGCACACTTCAGCTTCCCATCCACGGGACTCTGATGACTCTTCTCAGTAG